TAAAAATTTCATATTCCTTGCCATCATAAAATATATCAAGCGACTTGCCATCAAGTTCGCCACATTTTAGATAGACACTCTTTGTGCCAAATTTCAAAAGCTCCTTACAAGCCTCTTTTAGCTCGCTCTCACCCTTTAGCTCACGCTTTAAAATTTCGCGCACTTCAAAGATATTTGGCGTGATCATGCTTGCAAGTGGGAAAAGCTCCTCCACGATCGCGTCTTTTGCAGCGCCCTCTAGCCAGATATCGCCATTTTTACAGCTCATTACAGGATCAAGCACGACTGGCGGTAAATTTTTGATCTCTCTTAGCGTTTTTGCGACGCTTTTGATGATCTCAACGCTTGGGACAACGCCTATTTTTATCACATCAACTCTTATATCATCAAATATTGCCTTGATCTGATCCTCTATGAGCTTTGGCTCAACTAACTGCATGCCAAATATGCCCTTTGTATTTTGAGCAGTGACCGCCGTGATCGCTCCCATCGCATATACGCCGTGCGCTATAAAGACCTTTATGTCAGCTAAAACTCCAGCTCCGCCACTTGGATCAACCCCTGCTATACTTAGCGCATTTTTCATAACCGCTCCTTTAAATTTATTTTAATTCATCGCCAACACTAAGGCGCTTACCATTTATATATGCTTTTGCGTTTGTTGGCTTTTTGCTTGGCTCTTGAAGCTCATAAATTTTGACTGCCCCACCCTTGCAAGCAACCACAACATGGTCCTTTTCTATACTTAAAATTTCTCCGCTTTTGCCACTTTTATCGCTTAGCTCAAGCGATAAAATTTTTAGCCCACTTGCCAAATAAATCCCCGGCCAAGGAGTGAGCGCACGAAATTTATTATAAATTTGTCCAGCATCTTCATCAAAGCTAAAAAGCCCATCACTCTTGCTTATCTTTTTGCAGTGCGAGGACTCTGCGTCATCTTGCTTTTGTGGTTTTAAATTTTCAAAGTTCTTAAGCACTTTTACGATTAGCTCACCACCAAGCTCACCTAGCTCGCTAAAAAGCTCGCTTGACATCTTACTCTCGCAAGGCGTGTATATGAAGTCCAGCATATCGCCAGTATCAAGACCAGCGTCCATTAGCATAGCTGTGACGCCAGTTTGCTTCTCACCTGCTAAGATCGCGCTTTGTATAGGGCTCGCACCTCTATATTTTGGCAAGATCGAGGCGTGCAAATTTATACAAGTTGCTACGTCAAGCACGCTCTTAGGCAAAATTTTGCCATAAGCTGCCACCACGATAAATTTAGGCTCAAATGCCTTTAGCTCACTAACCACCGTCTCATCTTTTAGTGTCTTTGGAGTAAGGACTGGCACTCCTGCTAGCTCGTTTTGAGCATAAATTTTTACCTCGCTTGGAGTTAAAATTTGCTTTCTGCCAACTGGCTTATCAGGCTGGGTAAAGACCGCTTTTATATTAAAGCCAGCCTCTTTTAGGTGCCTAAGTATCCTAACGGCATAATCGGGCGTCCCCATAAAAACTATATTCATCACTTTCCTTTAAATTTCAACGACTTTTATTTTGATCTACGTTTTTACTGCCAGTCAGCCAAGAGGCGCATGGATCTTCTTGCCAGTCAATCTTTTGAAATATCAAACTTCCTAGCTCATTAATGCTAACTTTGCCACTACGATCAAGATCCAGCCTCTTAAATTCCTCACTAATGCATAGATCTGATGCTATTTTTAGTCCTGGTGGCACTTTGCAGGACGTCCACTCATCTAAATTTAGCATGCCGTCACGATCTATGTCATTGTAATCCAAAAACATATACGCCGGATCCGCTGGATCACAGCTATATGCGCTAAAGCAAAATAGCATAATGCAAAAAAATTTCTTCATTTTATACTCTTAAATTTCTATGCCCAAAGCACTAAAAAGTTGCAACTCAAAGCTCTTTTTTTAGCAGCTCAAGCAGTGCAAATTTAAGCTCGTCAATGTTTTCGTTTGTCGCTGATGAGATCGGCAAAATAAAATATGGTTTTGAATGATCAAAGCTGAGTAAATCTTGTTTGTAGATAAATTTACCGTTTTGCTCTGGCTTTAGCTTTAAAAATTTCATAAATTCTTTTATGTTTTCATCTAAATTTTCCGCCGCATCGACTCTAGTGATAGCGATAGCATAATCCCTACTAGCAAGCACGCTTGAAAATTTAGCAACCTCCTCTTTTAGCACGCTAAACTGCTCGCTCATGCTTCTATAGTTCGCACTATCTATCATAAAAAGCAAAATTTTATTTCTCTCGATGTGCTTTAAAAACTGCACGCCAAGCCCGCGTCCGTCGCTAGCTCCCTCAATGATACCAGGGATGTCAGCCATGACAAAGCCGCTAAACTCATCGACCTCAACAAGTCCGAGCTTTGGCGTAAGCGTGGTAAATTCGTAGTTTGCGATCTGTGGCTTGGCGTTTGATACTGTTGAAATAAGAGTTGATTTACCGACATTTGGGAAGCCAACAAGACCCACGTCAGCGATCAGCTTTAGCTCAAGCCTTACTTCAATGCTCTCTTCAGGCATACCTTTTTGTGCGTATTCTGGAGCTTGATTGATAGAGCTTTTAAAGTGAAAATTTCCGAGTCCGCCTTTACCGCCCTTTAAAAATAGCGTCTTTTGACCCTCGCTAACTATATCACAGAGTAGTTCATTTGTCTGTGCGTCATAAACAGCTGTGCCAGGAGGGACTATGAGTTCTAAATTTTCGCCCTTTTTGCCAGTCATTCGCTTGCCCATGCCAGCTTCACCATTGCCAGCCTTCATGGCTCTTTTACCCTTATAATTTGCTAAAGTATGGGTATTGTTGTCACAAACAAAATAAACATCTCCGCCATCTCCGCCATCTCCGCCATCAGGACCACCTAAAATGACGTGCTTTTCGCGGCGAAAGCTTACTGCACCAGCTCCGCCGTGGCCTGAGCTTAGAGTCAATCTTGCACTATCTATAAACATTTTTTACCTTAAATTTATCTATTTTTTTATTTTTAAATTTGGGCTGGATTATATCTTTTAAATAATTAAAATTTGTTTTTTATTAAATCTCATCAAGGTAAAAGCTGCTTTTATGATAGAATTAGCCCAAAACTAATTCAAGGAATAAAATTTTGCAAATTCTGCTTTACAATGTAACAACTGCATTAAAAATAGGTGGTGTTGAGACTTTTTATTATTCTGTGGCTAAAGAGCTTATGCAAGACCATAAAGTCACTATTTGTACTGGGCAAGGTAAATTTGTACCAGCCTTTTTAAAAGAAAGCAATATTGATCTAAAAATGTTTGACTTTTATCCAAGAGAGAAGGTTTTAAAACTAGGCAATAGATTTAGGAAATTTGTTGAGAGAGTTAGTTTTTATTTTAATGCCAGAAAATTTTTGAAGTCTCAAAAATTTGATGTTTTAGTTATTCATAAACCATTTGATTTTTTTGTAGCATACCTACTCAAAAAGTATGACGAAAATTTAAAGACCATATTTGTAAGTGGTGGAGAGGATTTTTATTTTTTTGATCGGTTTTTTATTAAATTTATTGATAAGATCATTAGTGTGAGTGACGCAAATGCAGACATCTTACGAAAAAGATATGACAGAGAGATAAAAGTAGTTTATAACGGTGTAGATAAAGAGAAGTTTTATCCAGATGCATCACTAAAAGAAAAAATAAGAGAGAAATTTAGCGTAAAGAGTAATGAAATTTTGATAGGAAGCGTTGGTAGAGTAGTTGGCTGGAAAGGCTTTAGTATGATGGTAAAAAATATAGACAAGATCAAAAACGCTAAATTTATGTTAGTTGGCGATGGTGAAAATTTACAAAGTCTAAAAGAGCTAGCAGCTAAACTTAACTTAGATCAAAAGGTCATTTTTGTCGGCGCTATCGGGCATGATGAGCTAAATGGGTACTATAATGCTTGCGATGTTTATTTGCAACCAAGTATAGGGCATGAGGCTTTTGGCATAACTGTTATTGAAGCATTAGCGGCTAACAAGCCTTGTGTGGTTAGCATAAATGGTGGTATGAAAGAGATCATAAAAGACGGAGTAAATGGGTATAAATTTAAAATTTCTGATGAGAGTGATATGATCGAGAAGATAAATTTAACGCTAGAAAATATAGAAAAATTAAGACCAAGGGAGAGCATAGAAAGTATGTATGAATGGTCAAAATTTGCACAGGAACTAGTTGAATTATGAAAAAAGTAGCTTATGTGAGTAATTTTTATGCTATATCTCCGTTAAAGGGTGCAGCTGTGCAAACTTGGACAAACGAAGTGGCAAAAAGACTATGGTTTTATGAGCCACACACTATTTGTGTAGATGATGAGTTTTTGCCTTTAAAGGAGTATAGAGATGGAGTTTATCACCATAGAATTCGTCTTTCAAAAATTTATAAAAGAATTTTTTAAAAGATATTAGACTGGGACGTCTACTCTTATAATGATAGAGTTTTTAATGAGGTAAAAAAATAAATCCTGATATTGTGCATTTTCAAAACTATCATAATGGTGTAGAGAAGTTAGCAAAAAAGATAAAAACTGGAATAAAGATATAAAAGTGATCCTTCACCTGCATAATTTTTATGATTTTAAAAATAAAAATTTTGATAAGCTTGATGCTGTTATAACGTGTAGTGACTTTCTTATGAAGAATTTTGAGGATCTACCAAATGCAAAATTTTATAAAGTTATAAAAAATGGCGTAGATGTAGATAAATTTAAAAAAATCAATTTTAAAAAAGATAAAAAAATTATTATTGGTTTTATGGGAATAATGATTAGCCAAAAAAATGTTGAATATATGATTGAACTAGCAAGAGAATTTAGCAATCTACCACAATATGAGTTTAGAGTAATAGGCGAAATAAACAGAAGAAACGATAATTACAAGTATTATCAGGGCTTAGCCAGTAAAGTGAAAGAGTATAGTCTAAAAAATATAGAATTTCTTGACAATACCTCACCAGATAAAGTTCACACTGCCTATAATAGCTTTGATTTTACTATTGTTCCTCTAAATGATAGAGAGCTATTTTGCATGGTTGGCATAGAGGCTTATGAGCTGCGAAAGTTTTGTTATAGCAAGAGCAGGTGGCGGCAGTAAAGAGTATATGGTGGATAATGAAAATTGTAAGCTTTTTGAGTTTGAAAATTTTGCCAGAAATGTAAAAAAGTATATTTTAATTTTAAAGGATTCTGATAAAATAAAAATTATTACAAATGCTAGAAAAATGTGTGAAGAGAATTTTTCCTGGGATAAAATTACTGATGATGTACAAAAAATTTATAAAGAAGTTTTAAATGATAATTCAAAATAAGCCAAAATTAATAATATTTTTAAAAAGAGCTATTTTATTTTTCTTATCTCTTTTTTTGATAGGCCAATATAACGAGCATATTACTGCAGTGAAAAATTTAGGTATATATTTGGCTCTATTTTCAACTATGATTCTTTTTATTATTAATACTAAAAATACATTAGAAAATATAAAAAATAATATAAAAAACAATAAAACTATATTGTTGCTTTTCGTTTTACTAAATTTATATGTTTTTGGAATATCAATTTTCCCTTATGACACTACCCAAAATGCATTTCTTTCAGCATTTAGTGAATTTAAACGAGCTTTTGTATTTATTTTTATTATTCTCCTTTGGCATGATGGTAGTTATAAAAATTCAAAATGGTTGTTTTTTGCCATGGTTATAGCTTTAAGCTTAGATAATTTGCATTTTTTTGTAAAAGGAATAGAAGAACAAACGCTTTTAAACTTAAGAAACGCAAAAAATCAATTGATTCAACCTATCGATAGATTTTATTCAAGTTTCTTTGATAATTTATTCATTTTTTCTTTGATATCACTATTTTATATAAAAAGTAATTTTTATAAATTTTTTATTACTATTTTTAATATCATCATTGGCTTAATTTTTATTTTGCTTACAGGGGCAAGAGGCTCATGGCTTGCACTTGTTCTAAGTTTAGTAGTGATATTAGCTCTAATATTTAAAAATGAAAAAATTAATCTTATAAATAAAAAATCTATGATATTTTGCCTATTTTTACTTGCCGCCTCTACTTGCGTCTACTATAACTCCACGCTTTTGCAGTTAAAAGTTGCGCAAGGATTTTATACTTCTGGTAGAGTAGATATTTTAACAAAAAGATTACCGCTTCTTTTTAGCTCTGATAGAGCTTATATAGGCATAGGTTTTGGTGGTAAGCAATATACTAAATTTTTAAATGATAAAAATATTAACAATGACGACCTTGGCCCAACTGGTATAGGCGCTGACGGAACCAAGTACCCACATCATGACGAGCCAGTATTTATTGGTCAGTATTATCATTACGGTGTAGTAGGTACTGCTTTTTTTGTTGCGCTTGTTTTTTATATGCTTTTTGTTTCCTTTAAAAGGTATTTGTCAAACAACAAATTTTATATAGCAATATTTGGAAGCATACTTTGCACTTATATATTTAGGGGACTATTTGAGACTATATACTTTACTCATCTTTATGTAATGCTTGGTCTTTTTATAGTGTTTTATGCAAAGACAAGGAGTGATTTATGAAACTATTTTACATATATCCAGAACAAATTCCGCAAGGTAATGCAAGAGAGATAGCAATTCTAAATACATTTTTTGAGATCAGTAATATCTATGATGCTAAGTTAGTCTTACCACAGACTCCTTTAAATTTAAATGAGGTAAATGAGAAATTTGCTTTAAAGTTAAAAGCTAATGACATATTGTTTATAAGAAAAAAGATCTTGTTTTTAAAAAGTAATAAAATTTTTAACTTTTTTCTAAAAAAAATAATAAATAACTACTCAAATAAAGACGCAATATTTTATACGAGGCATTTAAAGATAGCTAAATTTTTACTAGAAAATAAAATGTCCAATCAAAAGGTTGTATTTGAAGCGCATGAGTGTTTTACTTTGGGCAACAAAGCACTTTATGATATGGAAAAAGAGATACTAAAAAATTCTGATTTTGTCTTTTCGCATAATAGCGGTACGCTAAATGAGCTTAGAAAATTTTTTGGCTTACAAATAGCAAAATCAGCAGTTGTTTATAACGGTTGCAAGCAAGATTATGATTTTAAGAAGAAAGATTTTGATTTTTCAAGTATAAACTATTATGGCTCATTCTTGTTATGGAAAGGCCTTGATTTGATGCTAGATTTTGCCTTAAAAACTAGTATAAAACTAGAACTTTATGGCAAAAATAGCGGAAATAGTTTTATGACTTTAAAAAACACTCTTAAAGAAAGAGAGATTGAAAATTTGGTATGTTTTAAAGGACTGCTACCTCAAAATGAAGTTGTAAAAAGTCTTATTGAAAATAATACTATTTTGATAATACCTAGTGTAAAAAGTGATTATTCGCTTTATAGCACTCCATTAAAGCTTTTTGAGTATATGGCAAACTCAAACGTTGTCTTAGCTCCAAATTTCCCACCAGTTGCTGAAATAGTAAAAGATGGCGAAAACGGTTTTTTATATGAAGCAGGTGATGAAAAAAGCTTAGAAGAAAAATTTAACTATATAAAGACTTTAGGTAATGAAGAGCTAAACAAAATTTCAAAAAATGCTTATGAAAGTATGAGTGAAAATACTTGGAAAAATAGAGCTAGAAAAATAATTAAAGAATTAGAAAAATTAAATTAAAAAGATTTAAAAAAGGGGCTTTCGCCCCTGGTATTATGCAGCTGGATAAACAGATACTTTTTTTCTGTTTTTATCAAGTCTTTCAAATTTTACAAAGCCATCGACTAATGCAAAAATTGTGTGGTCTTTGCCAAGACCTACGTTATTTCCAGCATGAGTTGCTGTTCCTCTTTGGCGGATGATTATATTACCAGCACGAACGAACTCACCACCAAATTTTTTAACACCTAATCGGCGTCCGATACTATCACGGTTATTTTGGGTTGAACCCTGACCTTTTTTGTGTGCCATATCTTATCTCCTTAAGCTGCGATACTTACGACTTTTACACGTGTAAATTGTCTTCTAAAGCCGCGTTTTAGTTTTGAGTCTTTACGTCTGCGTTTTTTGTAGATAACTACTTTTTTGTCTTTACCTTCATTAACGACCTCAAGAACAACTTTTGCACCCTTAACAAATGGCGCACCTACCTTTACTTCGCCGTCATTTACAGCTAAAACTTCTGTAATCTCAACGGTTGATTTAGCTTCAGCACTAAAGTGATCTAGCTTAAGGTACTCACCCTCGCTAACACGATATTGCTTGCCGCCATGCTTAAATATAGCGTATTTTGACATACTCTACCTTTCTAAAATTTGGTAAGACCAAAAAGCACTTTTTTGCAAAAGATTTATGGAGCTTTATTGGTTGTAAGGTGTGAATGTTAGCCAAAAGTTTATAAATTCTACTTTAATGCCCCTGATTTTATGATCTCGTCGGCTAAATTTCTTATCATAGAGCTATGATCCAGAAAAAATGTTTTGTCATTTGGTAAATAAGGCTGATATATCAGAGTTTTAGCTACTGGCGCACTTAAGATCACATTTATCAGTTCAAACTCAGGTGGAAAAGTAAAATAAAGTTTTGGCTTGGGAATTTCATTTTGAAAGAGCCTTTTAGCGTAAAATTTACTGAAATTTTCATTTTTTGGTAGCTTTATCTCTTTAAAGAGCTCAAGTGGCAAAAAGTAGTGCGCCAAAGCGTGAAGTCCGTGTGCGAAAATATAAAGCCTTTTTTCAAATTTAGGCGCATCTGTCCTGCCAAATGTAGAGCAAAATTTCTGCAAATGCTCACTCATAGCGGCCACATCTTTTTCATGCAAGGCAAGCACAAATTTAACTGCCTCTCTTTCGTTTGCTGGCTTTTTGGACTCTGCAAAAGCGCGTGCTTTTTCAAGAGCAGGGGTGAGTAAATTTTCATCTTGCCAAAGTATCGCCGTGAGCAGATCATGCATAACACATAGAAATTTATAGCCGTTTTTGCTAGGTGGTAGGCCTTTTGGAAAGATCCGTGTCATACCATCTGTGTCACCGCAAGCGATAGCAAAAAATGCCGGTATGAGCCTCTCGCACTGGTCATATCCACCGCTGCATCCTGGGAGTAAATTTAGCTTAGCGTATTGAAAAATGAGATCATTTAGCCTCTCGGCATCGCCATCAGCTAGGCACTTTTCAAGGTAAATGTCGTAGCATCTAGCTCTTAAAAAAGAGAGTAATCGTATGAACTCACATAAAAAGTCGTATTCGTTTAAATTTTTCTCTTTTATTTGGTCGTAAATGCTTGCATACTCGTCTAAAAGTAGCTCTTCATCGCTTTTTGGTAGTTTTTTGGCTTTGAAAATATTAAATAAGCCTTCTAAAAATGACATTTTGCGTCTCCTTATTTTTGCTAATTTTAGCCAAAAACACCTAATTTTCCACGTGCGAAAGGTGGCTTTAGCGGATATTTTAACCGCATTTTGGCTATAATCGCCCCAAATTTAAGCAAGCTTAGGATAAAGATGGCAGGCGAAGATCAGGAAAAAACCGAAGAAGCGACCCCCAAAAAGATAGAGGATGCCAAAAAGGATGGTAACGTCCCCAAAAGTCAGGATCTAGCCGGGTTCGTGACCCTAGTTATTGCTATTGGCGTACTACTTGCGATGCTAAATTTTATGAAAGAACAGATCATCTCACTTTATATCTACTACTCAAAATTTATCGGTCAGCCACTTACCTTGCCAACTGTAAAAATGATTGTCGTAAATACCTTTGCAAGGTCGCTTCTTATGATACTTCCAGTTTGTATCTGTGTGGCGATCGCTGGTGTCATCGCAAATGTAATGCAGTTTGGATTTATCTTTACCACAAAACCTATAATGCCAAATTTTGGCAAGATAAATCCGCTAAAAGGGCTAAAAAATTTATTCTCGATGAAAAAAGTGATAGATAGCATCAAAATCGTGCTAAAAGTTAGCATCGTCTTTGGAGTTGGATTTTATTTTTTCTTGCAGTTTATAAAGGAGCTACCACACACTCTCTTTTTTTCTATGTTTGATCAGCTTGCTTGGCTAAAAGAAAAGCTCATCATTCTTGTTAGTGTCATGCTTTTTATACTTTTCGTGATCGGACTTATCGACCTTCTCATCGTGCGTTTTCAATACTTTAAAGACCTTCGTATGAGCAAGCAAGAGATAAAAGATGAGTATAAGCAAATGGAAGGAGATCCGCAGGTAAAAGGCAGAATTCGTCAAGCACAAATGCGTGCAGCCAAGCGTCGAATGATGCAAAATATCCCACAAGCTGACGTGGTCATCACAAACCCTACTCACTACGCCGTGGCGATAAGATATGATAAAAGTCGCGACGAGGCGCCGATAATACTTGCCAAAGGTGTTGATTTTTTAGCACTGCAAATCAAAAAAATAGCCGTTGAAAATGGTGTGCAAATTTATGAAAACCCACCACTCGCAAGAGAGCTTTATAAAATTTGTGAAGTCGATGATACGATACCAGCACATCTTTTTAGAGCCGTGGCCGAAGTGCTAAGCTTCGTTTATATGAGCAATAAACAAAAATTTAAAGATAAGCTTTGATAAATTCTACTCTTGCCACTAGAAATTACTAGCAGCAAGAGAATTTATCTACTATAGATATCCAAAAGCAGTTGCAAAAATATAGCCAAATATACAAGAGGATATAACACCAATAAGACCCGGAATGATAAAGCTGTGATTGATAACAAATTTACCAATATGTGTCGTACCACTTCTATCAAACTGAATAGCTGCAAGGTCGCTTGGATATGTTGGTAGGATGTAGTATCCGTAGCAAGCTGGCGCAAAGGCTAGAATGATAGCAGGATTAACATCGATATTTAATGCTAATGGCACAAATGCAACCAAGGCCGCAGCTTGAGAATTTACAAATTTTGAGATAATCAAAAGCATAACCGCATAAGTCCAAGGGTGCTCTTTTACGATGCTTCCTAGCGCCTCTTTCATCATCGGAGTGTGTACTGCAAACATAGTCTCAGCCATCCAAGAGATTCCAAATACTGCAACAAGAGCGATCATACCTGATCTAAATATCTCGTTTTTGCTGATCTTGCTAGCATCTGTTGGAGTAAATATCAAGATGAGTGCACCTGTTAAAAGCATGAAAATTTGGATAACATGAACCATGCTTAGGCTCTTTGAAGAGGCTAGTTTGTTGCTTATATTGATGTAAGCACCTTGGAATTCTTCTTTTGCACCTTTTTCATTTATATATGTTACTGCACCATCAGCTGTGCGAGTAAGAGTTTGATTTGCATCTTTGCCGATGATTTTGACTGATTGAGCTTTTTGATTTGAGTTTAGCTTGTCGTTTGAAACTTTTAACTCAGCAGCTTCTGTTTGGATGCTGGCGTCTTTTATCTTTAAGGTTTTTAAGACTTTTTGCTCAGTTGGAAGGTTTGCTATTACTTGAACGACTGTTGCGTCTTTATAAGTAGTCCAGCTTGGGCGAAGATCTTTAAAGTATCCAAGAAGTGCGACTACAAGGATAGAGCCTAAAAATATCCACATCGCAGCCCATTGATAGCCAGGAAGCTTTTTGCCTAAAAGTGTCGCACTATCGCCATAAACATATTTTTTAAACTCAGGATCTTGAAGCTTTGCTTGAAAGACTTCGTCTTTATCAAGATCTTTACCTCTAAACCAGCTAAAAATTCCTACCGCCAAAACACCGCAAAATGTTGATGGAATCGTAATCTTTA
The genomic region above belongs to Campylobacter concisus and contains:
- the thiD gene encoding bifunctional hydroxymethylpyrimidine kinase/phosphomethylpyrimidine kinase, which produces MKNALSIAGVDPSGGAGVLADIKVFIAHGVYAMGAITAVTAQNTKGIFGMQLVEPKLIEDQIKAIFDDIRVDVIKIGVVPSVEIIKSVAKTLREIKNLPPVVLDPVMSCKNGDIWLEGAAKDAIVEELFPLASMITPNIFEVREILKRELKGESELKEACKELLKFGTKSVYLKCGELDGKSLDIFYDGKEYEIFSDERIKTTATHGSGCSLSSAIASNLANGQSLKESVKNAHDYIFNAIKNAVIIGGGQNPVNHFYKFKV
- the fmt gene encoding methionyl-tRNA formyltransferase yields the protein MNIVFMGTPDYAVRILRHLKEAGFNIKAVFTQPDKPVGRKQILTPSEVKIYAQNELAGVPVLTPKTLKDETVVSELKAFEPKFIVVAAYGKILPKSVLDVATCINLHASILPKYRGASPIQSAILAGEKQTGVTAMLMDAGLDTGDMLDFIYTPCESKMSSELFSELGELGGELIVKVLKNFENLKPQKQDDAESSHCKKISKSDGLFSFDEDAGQIYNKFRALTPWPGIYLASGLKILSLELSDKSGKSGEILSIEKDHVVVACKGGAVKIYELQEPSKKPTNAKAYINGKRLSVGDELK
- a CDS encoding GDP-mannose dehydrogenase — protein: MKKFFCIMLFCFSAYSCDPADPAYMFLDYNDIDRDGMLNLDEWTSCKVPPGLKIASDLCISEEFKRLDLDRSGKVSINELGSLIFQKIDWQEDPCASWLTGSKNVDQNKSR
- the obgE gene encoding GTPase ObgE encodes the protein MFIDSARLTLSSGHGGAGAVSFRREKHVILGGPDGGDGGDGGDVYFVCDNNTHTLANYKGKRAMKAGNGEAGMGKRMTGKKGENLELIVPPGTAVYDAQTNELLCDIVSEGQKTLFLKGGKGGLGNFHFKSSINQAPEYAQKGMPEESIEVRLELKLIADVGLVGFPNVGKSTLISTVSNAKPQIANYEFTTLTPKLGLVEVDEFSGFVMADIPGIIEGASDGRGLGVQFLKHIERNKILLFMIDSANYRSMSEQFSVLKEEVAKFSSVLASRDYAIAITRVDAAENLDENIKEFMKFLKLKPEQNGKFIYKQDLLSFDHSKPYFILPISSATNENIDELKFALLELLKKEL
- a CDS encoding glycosyltransferase family 4 protein, which gives rise to MQILLYNVTTALKIGGVETFYYSVAKELMQDHKVTICTGQGKFVPAFLKESNIDLKMFDFYPREKVLKLGNRFRKFVERVSFYFNARKFLKSQKFDVLVIHKPFDFFVAYLLKKYDENLKTIFVSGGEDFYFFDRFFIKFIDKIISVSDANADILRKRYDREIKVVYNGVDKEKFYPDASLKEKIREKFSVKSNEILIGSVGRVVGWKGFSMMVKNIDKIKNAKFMLVGDGENLQSLKELAAKLNLDQKVIFVGAIGHDELNGYYNACDVYLQPSIGHEAFGITVIEALAANKPCVVSINGGMKEIIKDGVNGYKFKISDESDMIEKINLTLENIEKLRPRESIESMYEWSKFAQELVEL
- a CDS encoding glycosyltransferase, producing MKNFEDLPNAKFYKVIKNGVDVDKFKKINFKKDKKIIIGFMGIMISQKNVEYMIELAREFSNLPQYEFRVIGEINRRNDNYKYYQGLASKVKEYSLKNIEFLDNTSPDKVHTAYNSFDFTIVPLNDRELFCMVGIEAYELRKFCYSKSRWRQ
- a CDS encoding glycosyltransferase, whose product is MSCESFVIARAGGGSKEYMVDNENCKLFEFENFARNVKKYILILKDSDKIKIITNARKMCEENFSWDKITDDVQKIYKEVLNDNSK
- a CDS encoding glycosyltransferase; this encodes MKLFYIYPEQIPQGNAREIAILNTFFEISNIYDAKLVLPQTPLNLNEVNEKFALKLKANDILFIRKKILFLKSNKIFNFFLKKIINNYSNKDAIFYTRHLKIAKFLLENKMSNQKVVFEAHECFTLGNKALYDMEKEILKNSDFVFSHNSGTLNELRKFFGLQIAKSAVVYNGCKQDYDFKKKDFDFSSINYYGSFLLWKGLDLMLDFALKTSIKLELYGKNSGNSFMTLKNTLKEREIENLVCFKGLLPQNEVVKSLIENNTILIIPSVKSDYSLYSTPLKLFEYMANSNVVLAPNFPPVAEIVKDGENGFLYEAGDEKSLEEKFNYIKTLGNEELNKISKNAYESMSENTWKNRARKIIKELEKLN
- the rpmA gene encoding 50S ribosomal protein L27, translating into MAHKKGQGSTQNNRDSIGRRLGVKKFGGEFVRAGNIIIRQRGTATHAGNNVGLGKDHTIFALVDGFVKFERLDKNRKKVSVYPAA
- the rplU gene encoding 50S ribosomal protein L21; translated protein: MSKYAIFKHGGKQYRVSEGEYLKLDHFSAEAKSTVEITEVLAVNDGEVKVGAPFVKGAKVVLEVVNEGKDKKVVIYKKRRRKDSKLKRGFRRQFTRVKVVSIAA
- the flhB gene encoding flagellar biosynthesis protein FlhB; this translates as MAGEDQEKTEEATPKKIEDAKKDGNVPKSQDLAGFVTLVIAIGVLLAMLNFMKEQIISLYIYYSKFIGQPLTLPTVKMIVVNTFARSLLMILPVCICVAIAGVIANVMQFGFIFTTKPIMPNFGKINPLKGLKNLFSMKKVIDSIKIVLKVSIVFGVGFYFFLQFIKELPHTLFFSMFDQLAWLKEKLIILVSVMLFILFVIGLIDLLIVRFQYFKDLRMSKQEIKDEYKQMEGDPQVKGRIRQAQMRAAKRRMMQNIPQADVVITNPTHYAVAIRYDKSRDEAPIILAKGVDFLALQIKKIAVENGVQIYENPPLARELYKICEVDDTIPAHLFRAVAEVLSFVYMSNKQKFKDKL
- a CDS encoding anaerobic C4-dicarboxylate transporter, which produces MDFLMNLSEGMQFAIQLLIVLICLFYGAKKGGIALGMLGGIGLIVLVFGFNIEPGKPAIDVMLTILAVVVASATLQASGGLDVMLQIAETILRKNPKYVSILAPFVTCTLTILCGTGHVVYTVLPIVYDIAIKNGIRPERPMAASSIASQMGIIASPVSVAVVTLTSFLINAKTHLAGFDGYLDLLKITIPSTFCGVLAVGIFSWFRGKDLDKDEVFQAKLQDPEFKKYVYGDSATLLGKKLPGYQWAAMWIFLGSILVVALLGYFKDLRPSWTTYKDATVVQVIANLPTEQKVLKTLKIKDASIQTEAAELKVSNDKLNSNQKAQSVKIIGKDANQTLTRTADGAVTYINEKGAKEEFQGAYINISNKLASSKSLSMVHVIQIFMLLTGALILIFTPTDASKISKNEIFRSGMIALVAVFGISWMAETMFAVHTPMMKEALGSIVKEHPWTYAVMLLIISKFVNSQAAALVAFVPLALNIDVNPAIILAFAPACYGYYILPTYPSDLAAIQFDRSGTTHIGKFVINHSFIIPGLIGVISSCIFGYIFATAFGYL